The following proteins come from a genomic window of Brevibacillus antibioticus:
- the cbiQ gene encoding cobalt ECF transporter T component CbiQ has product MNGLQLDSLSYQNNLKRLPPAHKLLLASALLLLVLLGHVWMQMAVVVWMTVWVVVYARIPVRIYCAFMIVSLSFFVAGLPALLVEGARAGEVQVQVAAAWELGSYVLYVPTSSFSKVWILFWRTMASLSCFAFILFTVPFAEILQVLRRLRMPVLVTDLLMIMYRFIFVLVTISHQLWIAQRSRGGHRDFLATLRDAGVLVAQLFVRAMRKYEALHKGMAARGFGESMQVLSFHTHARSRRYEWESIAGCMLLVLLEWWTGGWRL; this is encoded by the coding sequence ATGAACGGGCTACAGCTTGATTCTCTCTCTTATCAAAACAATCTGAAACGTCTACCGCCAGCTCATAAGTTATTGCTGGCGAGCGCATTGTTACTGCTCGTCTTGCTGGGGCATGTATGGATGCAGATGGCTGTCGTTGTCTGGATGACGGTATGGGTAGTGGTGTATGCCCGTATTCCTGTCCGTATCTACTGTGCCTTTATGATCGTGTCGCTCTCGTTTTTCGTGGCGGGGCTCCCTGCGCTATTGGTAGAAGGGGCGAGAGCAGGCGAAGTACAGGTCCAGGTCGCGGCAGCATGGGAGTTGGGTTCGTACGTGCTCTACGTGCCGACGTCATCATTCAGTAAAGTTTGGATCTTATTTTGGCGTACCATGGCGAGCTTATCCTGCTTTGCCTTCATTTTGTTTACCGTGCCGTTTGCCGAAATCTTGCAGGTGCTCCGGCGACTTCGTATGCCTGTCCTTGTGACTGACTTATTAATGATCATGTATCGGTTTATTTTTGTGTTAGTAACGATTTCTCACCAGCTATGGATTGCGCAACGTTCTCGCGGAGGTCATCGCGACTTCCTGGCGACGCTTCGGGATGCAGGGGTTCTCGTTGCGCAATTGTTTGTCAGAGCGATGCGCAAATACGAAGCCTTGCACAAAGGTATGGCGGCTAGAGGCTTCGGGGAGAGCATGCAGGTGCTCTCGTTTCATACTCACGCTCGCTCGCGTCGCTATGAGTGGGAGTCAATCGCAGGCTGTATGCTGCTGGTACTGCTTGAGTGGTGGACAGGAGGTTGGCGGTTATGA
- a CDS encoding energy-coupling factor ABC transporter ATP-binding protein — MTSRLLEFIDLQYTYPGGRGPVLSGLSLWIPEGKKCVLLGRNGCGKSTLFLHSNGIIEPQQGQVLWKGKPLVYKRAALQEMTQRVGLVFQDPEHQLIASTVAEDISYGLCNQKLPVDVIRAKVEKVLDAFGLRELAEAPIHHLSLGQKRRLALAGVMVMEPELLLLDEPTAYLDRYQTKNLLRELDAIHQQGTTVLMATHDMDIAFEWAEWICIMDEGRLVFAGDPQEALENRTMLESLHLGMPLLVDVWEVLPEQWKRELGGNIPRSVDELRKMLSVQRVW; from the coding sequence ATGACATCACGATTGTTGGAGTTCATCGATTTGCAGTACACGTATCCGGGAGGGCGGGGCCCCGTCTTGTCAGGGCTGTCCTTATGGATTCCAGAGGGGAAAAAATGTGTCCTTTTGGGACGGAATGGCTGTGGGAAGTCGACCTTGTTCTTGCATAGTAACGGGATCATCGAGCCACAGCAGGGACAGGTGCTGTGGAAAGGAAAACCGCTTGTCTACAAACGAGCCGCACTGCAAGAGATGACGCAAAGGGTAGGCTTGGTCTTTCAAGATCCCGAGCATCAGTTGATCGCAAGCACGGTCGCGGAGGATATATCCTACGGTTTATGCAATCAAAAGCTGCCTGTGGACGTAATCCGGGCAAAGGTAGAAAAGGTGCTGGATGCATTCGGGTTGAGGGAGCTGGCAGAAGCTCCGATTCATCATTTGAGCCTGGGACAAAAACGGCGGCTGGCACTCGCGGGAGTCATGGTCATGGAGCCAGAGCTGTTGCTTTTGGACGAGCCTACTGCGTATCTGGATCGCTATCAGACCAAAAATTTGCTGCGGGAGCTCGATGCGATTCACCAGCAAGGAACGACTGTTTTGATGGCAACACACGATATGGATATTGCGTTTGAATGGGCAGAGTGGATTTGCATCATGGATGAAGGCAGGCTTGTTTTCGCGGGAGATCCGCAGGAGGCATTAGAAAATCGAACCATGCTGGAGAGTCTTCATCTGGGTATGCCGTTGCTCGTTGATGTGTGGGAGGTACTGCCTGAGCAGTGGAAGCGCGAGCTGGGCGGAAATATTCCACGTTCGGTCGACGAGCTGCGAAAAATGCTCAGTGTTCAGCGGGTGTGGTGA
- a CDS encoding delta-aminolevulinic acid dehydratase → MSKPEMNVALVIGPDTDLDSQAIRNTLEYFGARVFTYWIGRPSDLIDVLNGNDLYPNTDMIVLNFHGDEGSLIMPELGEEVYEEGEPKGDFGPDEVRRFAKLDGKIVLGNGCSLGDPELAKAFLDSGCHTYIGPDDYPDGSSALMFTLRFFYEVIQNKKSVEEAFRIAKATDEETKMYQCYVKE, encoded by the coding sequence ATGAGTAAACCTGAAATGAATGTTGCCTTAGTAATCGGTCCGGATACGGATCTGGATAGCCAAGCAATCCGGAATACACTTGAGTATTTTGGAGCTCGTGTCTTTACGTACTGGATTGGTCGACCAAGCGATTTGATTGATGTATTGAATGGCAACGATCTCTACCCAAATACCGACATGATTGTTCTGAATTTCCATGGTGATGAGGGAAGCCTGATCATGCCAGAGCTGGGCGAGGAGGTTTACGAGGAAGGGGAACCAAAGGGTGATTTTGGTCCTGACGAGGTTAGACGTTTTGCCAAGCTGGATGGAAAAATCGTGTTAGGTAACGGATGCTCGCTGGGTGATCCCGAATTAGCGAAGGCCTTTCTGGACAGTGGTTGCCATACGTATATTGGGCCAGATGATTACCCGGACGGAAGTTCTGCGCTGATGTTCACACTGCGCTTTTTCTACGAGGTAATTCAAAACAAGAAAAGCGTGGAAGAAGCTTTTCGAATCGCAAAAGCAACGGATGAAGAAACAAAGATGTATCAGTGTTATGTAAAAGAATAA
- a CDS encoding ABC transporter substrate-binding protein, translating to MNEKYAGADLVKYEKIAPVQVFNLDEGTWRDHLKKTGELVNRQQQAEDFMKEYDAQAERVKAMIQKKIGKDASVMAVRVTAKEVRVMGMKQLSS from the coding sequence TTGAACGAAAAATACGCTGGAGCTGATTTGGTGAAGTACGAAAAAATCGCGCCAGTCCAAGTCTTTAACCTCGATGAGGGAACATGGCGTGATCATTTGAAAAAGACGGGGGAACTGGTAAATCGCCAGCAGCAGGCAGAAGACTTTATGAAGGAGTATGACGCGCAGGCAGAACGCGTAAAAGCGATGATTCAGAAGAAGATCGGAAAAGATGCATCAGTGATGGCTGTTCGTGTCACAGCGAAAGAAGTTCGAGTGATGGGGATGAAACAGCTATCTTCTTGA
- a CDS encoding ABC transporter substrate-binding protein has protein sequence MIVNKDGDAQKIGKQLQENPIWQGLKAVKNNHVYVLNGQPWLDYSSLGHKIALDDAEKLFAE, from the coding sequence TTGATTGTCAACAAAGACGGTGATGCCCAAAAAATCGGGAAGCAGCTTCAGGAAAATCCGATTTGGCAAGGCTTGAAAGCAGTGAAAAACAATCATGTGTATGTGCTGAATGGACAGCCGTGGCTGGACTACTCATCACTGGGACACAAAATTGCATTGGATGATGCAGAAAAACTGTTTGCTGAATAA
- a CDS encoding YjcZ family sporulation protein: MGFFDGFDDFALILVLFILLVIVGCDCN; encoded by the coding sequence ATGGGTTTCTTTGATGGCTTTGACGACTTTGCTCTGATCCTGGTCCTTTTCATTTTGTTGGTAATTGTCGGTTGTGATTGTAATTAG
- a CDS encoding L,D-transpeptidase family protein — translation MVYRTITHLLIYFATILLLAVGFPVEIEIGQKIVYAEHSLPIISDQGIITIEVYPRKHKLLVKKHGKTVKTYSVAVGNPSTPTPVGEYKIISKGKDWGASFGPRWLGLNVPWGIYGIHGTNKPHSIGQHLSHGCIRMRNNDVIELFKMIPLGTKVTIYGHVLGDPSHNPRDLAEGDVGGDVQLIQSRLKSGGYYHGICDGKFRSSTTAALKKFQRDRKLISNGVVSSKVYEELGLVE, via the coding sequence ATGGTGTATCGAACGATAACTCACTTGCTCATTTATTTTGCTACCATTCTTCTCCTAGCCGTAGGCTTTCCTGTAGAAATCGAAATCGGTCAGAAAATCGTTTACGCCGAGCATTCGTTACCAATCATTAGCGACCAAGGGATTATTACGATTGAGGTTTATCCCAGAAAACACAAGTTACTTGTCAAAAAGCACGGAAAAACAGTAAAAACTTATTCCGTTGCAGTTGGTAATCCTTCTACACCTACGCCGGTTGGAGAATACAAAATCATATCCAAAGGAAAAGATTGGGGAGCCTCATTCGGTCCACGTTGGTTAGGTTTAAACGTCCCTTGGGGAATTTATGGCATCCACGGCACAAATAAGCCACACTCCATCGGACAGCATTTGAGCCATGGTTGTATCCGCATGCGAAACAACGACGTCATCGAACTGTTCAAGATGATTCCACTCGGAACAAAAGTAACGATTTATGGTCATGTATTGGGGGACCCGAGCCACAATCCTAGAGATTTAGCCGAGGGCGACGTTGGTGGAGATGTACAGCTCATTCAATCTCGATTGAAGAGCGGTGGTTATTATCACGGAATATGCGATGGCAAGTTTCGATCCTCGACAACTGCAGCTCTAAAGAAATTTCAAAGGGATCGAAAATTAATATCAAACGGTGTTGTGTCCAGCAAGGTTTATGAAGAGTTGGGGTTAGTGGAATAA
- the glnA gene encoding type I glutamate--ammonia ligase produces the protein MDMKTVLSTIDAEKVEYVDFRIVDLLGRQHHVTVPAYAVDEGTFRNGVAFDGSSLTGYKSIEESDMVAMPDPATAFIDPFVESKTMNMVCNIVNPDNTVYTRDPRSIALKAEAYLQQSGLATAAYFGPESEFFLFDNVRYASGPSGSFFHIDSEEAFWNTGKEGQNLGYKVRNKGGYFPVQPTDSQMDIRNEMCTLMTKCGLHVERHHHEVATAGQGEINFRFDTLTRTADNLLLFKYIVRNVAAKHGKTATFMPKPIVGDNGSGMHVHQSLFHGNTPLFYEQGGYANLSETALHYIGGILHHAPALIALTNPSTNSFKRLVPGYEAPVNLVFSKGNRSAAVRIPIAAVTPKASRIEFRTPDSTANPYLAFAAMLMAGLDGIKRKLDPRELGFGPLDKNIYDLSNAEKHEIKSAPASLAEALAGLEQDHAFLLKGNVFTKEVIEGWIAQKRGEIEQVERTVNPKEYELYYDL, from the coding sequence TTGGATATGAAAACAGTCTTGTCCACAATTGACGCAGAAAAAGTGGAATATGTAGATTTTCGCATCGTTGACCTGCTTGGCCGCCAGCACCATGTCACCGTTCCTGCCTACGCGGTCGATGAAGGAACATTCCGCAATGGCGTCGCCTTTGACGGCTCCAGTCTAACCGGCTACAAGTCTATTGAAGAAAGCGACATGGTAGCCATGCCCGATCCGGCAACAGCCTTCATCGATCCTTTTGTAGAATCCAAAACCATGAATATGGTCTGCAACATCGTCAATCCAGACAACACCGTCTACACACGCGATCCTCGCAGCATTGCCCTCAAGGCCGAAGCCTATCTGCAACAATCCGGCCTCGCTACCGCTGCTTACTTTGGCCCAGAATCCGAATTCTTCCTCTTTGACAACGTACGCTATGCCTCTGGTCCGTCCGGCTCCTTCTTCCATATCGATTCAGAAGAAGCCTTCTGGAACACAGGTAAAGAAGGACAAAACCTCGGCTACAAAGTACGCAACAAGGGCGGATACTTCCCTGTTCAACCAACTGACTCGCAAATGGATATCCGCAATGAAATGTGCACGTTGATGACGAAATGCGGCTTGCATGTAGAGCGCCATCACCATGAGGTGGCAACAGCCGGTCAAGGTGAGATTAATTTCCGCTTCGATACTCTGACTCGTACAGCAGACAATCTATTGCTGTTCAAATACATCGTGCGCAACGTAGCTGCGAAGCATGGCAAAACAGCTACTTTCATGCCAAAACCAATCGTTGGTGACAACGGATCTGGGATGCACGTTCACCAAAGCTTGTTTCACGGCAATACCCCGTTATTCTATGAGCAAGGCGGTTACGCAAACCTGAGTGAGACTGCGCTGCACTACATTGGTGGTATTTTGCACCACGCCCCTGCGTTAATCGCCTTGACTAACCCGAGCACCAACTCGTTCAAGCGACTGGTTCCGGGCTACGAAGCACCAGTAAATCTGGTCTTCTCCAAAGGAAATCGCTCTGCTGCCGTTCGGATTCCGATTGCTGCCGTTACGCCAAAAGCGTCCCGCATTGAGTTCCGCACCCCGGACTCTACTGCCAACCCATACCTGGCATTTGCCGCCATGCTGATGGCAGGCCTCGATGGCATCAAGCGCAAGCTCGACCCGCGTGAACTGGGCTTTGGGCCATTGGATAAAAACATCTACGACTTGTCCAATGCGGAAAAACACGAGATCAAGAGCGCTCCCGCCTCTCTTGCAGAAGCACTTGCTGGACTTGAACAAGACCATGCTTTCTTGCTCAAAGGGAATGTCTTCACAAAAGAAGTAATCGAGGGCTGGATTGCACAAAAACGCGGTGAGATTGAGCAAGTTGAGCGAACTGTGAATCCGAAAGAGTATGAACTGTATTACGACCTATAA
- a CDS encoding ketopantoate reductase family protein — MKVLVLGAGGIGGYFGGRLVESGVDVTFLVRERRYKQLQERGLRIQSTHGDLFLEQPQLIQAGEEAGPFDVVLLSNKAYTLEASVDAIAPYVGEDTVVIPLLNGIAHMELLWDRFGRERVLGGLCFIETTLNADGDVVQTSPIHDTVFGEWEGGKSERVERIEQAFSKINGTMRASANIQREAWHKYLFIATFSGITTLMNSAVGPIRESAWGVELTRQLAEEIASVMNALEAPIKPDIVDKQMETFQNQRPQTKSSMLRDMEKDLPVEADHLQGYLLERARQKGLSTPLLKVVYNNLKVYEQKRAGDK; from the coding sequence ATGAAGGTTCTCGTACTGGGAGCGGGAGGCATTGGCGGTTATTTTGGTGGCAGGCTAGTTGAATCGGGGGTAGATGTAACGTTTCTTGTGCGCGAGCGTAGATACAAACAGCTGCAAGAGAGAGGCTTGCGCATTCAGAGCACTCATGGGGATTTGTTTTTGGAGCAGCCACAACTGATTCAAGCAGGGGAGGAAGCAGGACCATTTGATGTTGTGCTTTTATCCAACAAAGCTTACACGCTGGAAGCTAGTGTGGATGCCATCGCTCCGTACGTAGGTGAGGATACGGTCGTCATTCCGCTGCTGAACGGAATTGCGCATATGGAATTGCTATGGGATCGTTTTGGCCGGGAGCGCGTCCTCGGTGGTCTTTGTTTCATTGAGACGACGCTGAATGCTGACGGAGATGTCGTGCAGACAAGTCCTATTCATGATACGGTTTTCGGTGAGTGGGAAGGCGGCAAAAGTGAGCGTGTAGAGCGTATTGAGCAAGCCTTTTCCAAGATCAACGGAACGATGCGTGCAAGCGCCAATATTCAACGGGAAGCCTGGCACAAATACTTGTTTATTGCGACGTTTTCCGGTATTACCACACTGATGAATTCCGCTGTTGGACCTATCCGAGAGTCGGCTTGGGGCGTAGAGCTGACACGTCAGCTCGCTGAGGAAATCGCTTCTGTCATGAATGCCTTGGAGGCACCAATCAAGCCGGATATCGTCGACAAACAAATGGAGACTTTCCAAAATCAGCGTCCTCAAACGAAATCGTCCATGCTACGTGATATGGAAAAAGATCTTCCGGTGGAAGCGGATCATCTGCAAGGCTATCTCTTGGAGCGAGCGCGACAAAAAGGCTTGTCCACGCCGCTCTTAAAAGTTGTCTATAATAATCTGAAGGTTTACGAACAGAAGCGTGCAGGAGACAAATAA